The following proteins are encoded in a genomic region of Syntrophotaleaceae bacterium:
- a CDS encoding PEP/pyruvate-binding domain-containing protein: MNEDLNFAIGLIELTEADRSRAGGKAMALGRLAKTGVPVPPGLCLTATLYDDYVDRTGIRQRLPLLLERKAFGDMRWEELWDLGLRVRHLFLETPIPDRLAARLARFLEARFADRPVTVRSSSPAEDSATASFAGLHDSFVNVQGQRAILDRLRLVWASLWSDRALLYRQELGLDPAASTMAVIVQELVVGDCSGVAFSRCPGRPELAVIEAVWGLNQGLVDGDVEPDRYLLDKRGRIVERYVPERKHFCRAVREGVDLQLLPVDRQDVPPLSDDAAVRVFSLLRRVDECFGTPQDLEWTMRGGELFALQARPITTGSGEGGTDRAWYLSLHKSLAALQGLRQTIEDELLPAMERDAERLQKVDPTELSDESLAVVIRERAAAVTEWQDRYREICIPMAHGIRLFGQLYNDRLRPADPFAFLELLASSERLVAVQRNRALIDLAGLLRDDPRLAARLRGGDLPSPESLFYQKLKRFTAEFGDLSAVLGAPGESFGKWVDLLFELSRTPVAGRASAPRNVDEGDYLAAFAVDEQPFAREVLEIGRAAYRLRDNDNLFIGRLVSLLEAAQWEAGRRRGERNNEKPSAENLATRRSRDLDRPTGTRRYARQIVGQPAGPGLAQGLARVVLCGTDLRAFRTGEILVCDAVDPNMTFVAPLAGGIVERRGGMLIHGAIIAREYGIPCVTGVPAATERIKTGDRVTVDGYLGQVTIERTGD, encoded by the coding sequence ATGAATGAGGATCTGAATTTCGCCATCGGTCTGATTGAACTGACCGAAGCCGATCGCAGCCGGGCGGGCGGGAAGGCCATGGCCCTGGGGCGCCTCGCAAAAACAGGGGTTCCGGTTCCGCCCGGGCTCTGTCTGACCGCAACACTGTATGATGATTATGTCGATCGGACCGGAATTCGGCAACGGCTGCCGCTGCTGCTGGAAAGGAAAGCTTTCGGTGACATGCGCTGGGAGGAACTCTGGGACCTCGGCTTGCGGGTTCGCCACCTGTTTCTGGAGACCCCAATCCCTGATCGTCTTGCCGCCCGATTGGCCCGGTTCCTGGAGGCCCGGTTTGCGGACCGACCGGTGACGGTCCGCTCCTCTTCGCCAGCCGAGGACTCGGCCACCGCCTCTTTCGCCGGCCTGCACGATTCCTTCGTCAACGTTCAAGGCCAGAGGGCTATTCTTGATCGTCTGCGACTGGTCTGGGCCTCCCTCTGGTCCGACCGGGCCCTGCTCTACCGGCAGGAACTGGGGCTGGATCCGGCCGCCAGTACCATGGCGGTGATCGTGCAGGAACTGGTCGTCGGCGATTGCTCGGGTGTCGCCTTCAGCCGCTGCCCCGGTCGACCGGAACTGGCTGTCATCGAAGCCGTGTGGGGGCTCAACCAGGGATTGGTCGACGGTGATGTGGAGCCGGATCGTTACCTTCTCGACAAACGGGGGCGGATCGTCGAGAGGTATGTTCCCGAGCGGAAGCACTTCTGCCGGGCAGTTCGGGAAGGCGTTGATTTACAGCTGCTGCCGGTTGACAGACAGGATGTGCCGCCCCTGTCCGATGATGCCGCCGTTCGGGTTTTTTCATTGCTCCGCCGGGTGGACGAATGCTTCGGCACCCCGCAAGACCTGGAGTGGACGATGCGGGGGGGCGAGCTTTTCGCGCTGCAGGCACGCCCCATCACAACCGGCAGTGGCGAAGGTGGGACGGATCGAGCCTGGTATTTAAGCCTGCACAAAAGCCTGGCGGCGCTTCAGGGGCTGCGGCAGACCATCGAGGATGAACTGCTCCCGGCGATGGAACGGGACGCAGAACGGTTGCAGAAGGTCGATCCGACGGAGTTAAGTGATGAATCTCTGGCGGTGGTCATCCGGGAACGGGCTGCAGCCGTGACCGAGTGGCAGGATCGCTATCGGGAGATCTGCATCCCGATGGCTCATGGCATCCGCCTTTTCGGTCAACTGTACAATGACCGCCTGCGGCCCGCCGATCCCTTTGCTTTTCTGGAGCTGCTGGCTTCCAGCGAAAGACTGGTCGCTGTGCAGCGCAACCGGGCCCTGATTGATCTGGCCGGCCTGCTGCGGGATGATCCCCGGCTGGCAGCCCGGCTCCGTGGCGGTGACCTGCCCTCCCCGGAGAGCCTCTTCTATCAGAAGTTGAAGCGATTTACAGCCGAATTTGGCGATCTGTCAGCGGTCCTGGGAGCGCCAGGCGAAAGCTTTGGAAAATGGGTTGATCTGCTTTTTGAGCTGAGTCGGACTCCTGTCGCAGGACGCGCATCGGCGCCGAGGAACGTGGACGAAGGGGATTATCTGGCGGCTTTTGCCGTCGATGAACAACCCTTCGCACGGGAAGTACTGGAGATAGGCCGGGCTGCTTACCGGCTGCGCGACAACGACAATCTGTTTATCGGCCGACTCGTATCACTGCTCGAAGCGGCCCAATGGGAAGCGGGCCGGCGGCGTGGGGAGCGGAATAACGAAAAGCCCTCTGCCGAAAATCTCGCCACTCGCAGGTCAAGGGACCTGGATAGGCCGACCGGAACCCGTCGTTATGCCCGTCAGATCGTCGGGCAACCGGCGGGCCCCGGTCTGGCTCAGGGCCTGGCCCGGGTCGTCCTATGTGGAACCGATCTGCGCGCCTTTCGGACAGGTGAAATTTTGGTTTGCGATGCCGTTGATCCCAACATGACGTTCGTTGCGCCGCTGGCCGGAGGGATTGTCGAACGCCGCGGCGGGATGCTGATTCACGGCGCGATCATCGCCCGGGAATACGGTATTCCCTGCGTCACCGGGGTTCCAGCGGCCACCGAACGGATTAAAACCGGTGACCGGGTCACGGTCGACGGCTATCTGGGGCAGGTGACCATCGAGAGGACAGGAGATTAG
- a CDS encoding nitroreductase family protein: MVKGSETRRVDHPIDSLFADRWSPRAMSGEPIAESDLMVLFEAARWAPSSYNNQPWRILYARRDGEHWPLFLSLLVEPNRAWADKAAALLLFISKTTFDHNGKPARTHSFDTGAAWENLALQATLRGYVAHGMQGFDYDRARTELSVPVDYHVEAMAAVGLPGPIEWLPEMLRAKESPNDRRPVARTVCEGPFRF; the protein is encoded by the coding sequence ATGGTAAAAGGCAGTGAAACAAGACGGGTGGATCACCCGATCGACAGCCTGTTCGCAGACCGCTGGTCGCCCCGGGCGATGTCAGGAGAACCAATAGCGGAATCGGATCTGATGGTCCTTTTCGAGGCGGCCCGCTGGGCCCCTTCGTCCTACAACAACCAGCCCTGGCGTATTCTTTATGCGCGCCGGGACGGTGAGCACTGGCCGCTGTTTCTCAGCTTGCTGGTGGAGCCGAATCGGGCCTGGGCGGACAAGGCGGCGGCACTGCTGCTGTTCATCTCCAAGACCACCTTCGATCACAATGGCAAGCCGGCCCGCACTCACTCCTTCGATACCGGCGCAGCCTGGGAAAACCTGGCTCTGCAGGCCACCCTGCGGGGTTACGTCGCCCACGGCATGCAGGGCTTCGATTACGACCGGGCCCGAACGGAACTTAGTGTGCCGGTCGATTACCATGTTGAGGCAATGGCGGCCGTCGGACTTCCTGGACCGATCGAATGGCTGCCGGAGATGCTGCGGGCCAAGGAATCGCCCAACGATCGCAGGCCGGTTGCCCGAACCGTCTGTGAAGGTCCCTTTCGATTCTGA
- a CDS encoding pyridoxamine 5'-phosphate oxidase family protein: MKSPVESEILQELCQLQNLAVLATESGSWPYASLVAVAFTSDLRGLYFVTPRTTRKWANLSENSHIALLLDNRSNQVADFSRAAAATVIGVAQALTGTERERGLEVFLSRHPHLADFSAAPTCTLFRVDVERIYLVTRFQNVTEFHFPS, encoded by the coding sequence ATGAAATCCCCTGTCGAATCGGAAATCCTGCAGGAACTCTGTCAACTTCAGAACCTTGCCGTTCTGGCCACTGAGTCCGGCAGCTGGCCTTATGCCAGTCTGGTGGCCGTCGCCTTCACTTCGGATCTGAGGGGCCTGTATTTCGTCACTCCTCGTACGACCCGCAAATGGGCCAACCTTTCCGAAAACAGCCATATTGCCCTGCTCCTCGACAACCGCAGCAACCAGGTGGCCGATTTCAGCCGCGCTGCAGCAGCTACGGTCATCGGCGTTGCCCAGGCACTGACAGGAACAGAGCGGGAACGGGGGCTGGAAGTCTTTCTGTCCCGCCATCCCCACCTGGCCGATTTTTCTGCGGCTCCGACCTGCACTCTTTTTCGGGTCGATGTGGAGCGCATCTACCTGGTGACCCGTTTTCAGAACGTCACCGAATTTCATTTCCCGTCATGA
- a CDS encoding Na/Pi cotransporter family protein: MIEPFKMGYTVLGGLGIFILGMKFLSESLQMLSGGLIRKAISSVTTNRILAVLVGLSVTAFVQSSSITTVMVVGLANAGLMQLSQAIGVILGANIGTTITGWILAVKIGKYGLLLVGLGIFPMLFVKNERVSGIAKVLVALGMIFFGLEIMSDAFKPLRDAEGFRNLMLLLDARTLPSLLGCVAIGCLMTMVIQSSSAMLGITIALASTGAIPMQTAVALVLGENIGTTITAQLAALGSTVTARRAAMAHSMFNVLGVLIIISVFTPFVHMVEAMVPGAADYVNSSGARPYVAAHIAFGHSFFNIAATLVMLPFLQYLEKVVVRIVPENLKGGKGAFKYFGPPGSMPVAMGISMVHEELKRMQGDVHEALTLVGNLMQRDIKGRERYYQKIKAIEDETDIMQKEITTFTVSLMQAGPSGMDQSDRAYAYIRAADELESIADYALSITKYMKRLENNELDFSEDAWNDLDRFHARVLAFFTLVGKTLESEDSDSTNVVREEAGRLNELADTIRDAHLSRIKAGSCGALSALIFSDMAIALRRIKNHSVNLQEALAGEAR; the protein is encoded by the coding sequence ATGATCGAACCTTTCAAGATGGGCTACACAGTTCTGGGCGGATTGGGGATTTTCATCCTCGGGATGAAATTCCTGTCGGAAAGCCTGCAGATGCTTTCGGGAGGGCTGATCCGAAAAGCCATCTCTTCCGTCACCACCAACCGTATCCTGGCCGTGCTGGTCGGCCTGAGCGTCACCGCCTTTGTCCAATCCTCGTCGATCACCACAGTCATGGTCGTCGGCCTGGCCAATGCGGGCCTGATGCAGCTGAGCCAGGCGATCGGCGTCATTTTGGGTGCCAATATCGGCACCACCATCACCGGCTGGATTCTTGCGGTCAAGATCGGCAAGTACGGCCTGCTGCTGGTCGGCCTCGGCATCTTCCCGATGCTTTTCGTTAAAAACGAACGGGTTTCAGGCATCGCCAAGGTTCTCGTCGCCCTGGGAATGATCTTTTTCGGCCTGGAGATCATGAGCGACGCGTTCAAGCCGCTGCGCGACGCGGAAGGCTTCAGGAACCTGATGCTCCTTCTCGACGCCCGGACGCTGCCGAGTCTGCTCGGCTGCGTGGCCATCGGCTGTTTGATGACTATGGTCATCCAGAGCAGCTCGGCGATGCTCGGCATCACCATCGCCCTCGCTTCCACGGGGGCCATACCGATGCAGACCGCCGTCGCCCTGGTGCTGGGGGAGAATATCGGCACCACCATCACCGCCCAGCTCGCCGCCCTCGGCAGCACCGTTACCGCCCGGCGCGCGGCCATGGCCCACAGCATGTTCAACGTCCTGGGGGTCCTCATCATCATCTCGGTCTTTACCCCCTTCGTCCACATGGTCGAGGCCATGGTTCCCGGCGCGGCCGATTATGTAAACAGTTCCGGGGCCCGCCCCTACGTTGCCGCCCATATCGCCTTCGGTCACTCCTTTTTCAACATTGCGGCGACCCTGGTCATGCTGCCTTTTCTCCAGTATCTGGAAAAGGTGGTGGTCAGGATCGTGCCGGAAAACCTGAAGGGAGGAAAAGGGGCTTTCAAATACTTCGGCCCGCCCGGCAGCATGCCGGTCGCAATGGGTATTTCCATGGTCCATGAGGAACTCAAACGGATGCAGGGGGATGTCCACGAAGCCCTGACCCTTGTGGGCAACCTGATGCAGCGGGACATCAAAGGGCGGGAACGGTACTATCAGAAGATCAAAGCAATCGAAGATGAGACGGATATCATGCAGAAGGAGATCACCACCTTTACCGTCTCCCTGATGCAGGCCGGTCCTTCGGGGATGGACCAGTCGGATCGGGCCTATGCCTACATTCGCGCCGCCGACGAGCTCGAATCGATCGCCGACTATGCCCTGTCGATTACCAAATACATGAAGCGGCTGGAAAATAACGAACTCGATTTCAGTGAAGACGCATGGAATGATCTGGATAGATTCCACGCCAGAGTTCTTGCTTTTTTCACCCTGGTGGGAAAAACTCTCGAGAGCGAAGACAGCGACAGTACAAATGTCGTGCGGGAAGAGGCGGGCCGGCTCAACGAGTTGGCGGATACAATTCGCGACGCTCATCTCAGCCGGATAAAAGCGGGTTCCTGCGGCGCCCTGTCGGCTCTTATCTTCAGCGACATGGCCATCGCCCTGCGCCGGATCAAGAACCATTCCGTCAACCTGCAGGAGGCTCTGGCCGGCGAGGCCCGTTGA
- a CDS encoding TetR family transcriptional regulator C-terminal domain-containing protein — translation MATKGDRTRERILAEASRLILCKGLTATTVHDLMAATGLRKGSLYFHFPNKQDICLEVLRQAGLQFMAFLDRTLSGDSPGGCLDHFFREALELHRQNRFIGGCLFGNTALEASDTDPEAAALVAGIFADWISRIQKVVESAQETGQVRSDLPARELAEFVVAAVEGGIMQARLIKDEKPMARCLDVLRTTLELRISSSA, via the coding sequence GTGGCGACAAAAGGCGACAGAACGCGGGAAAGAATCCTCGCAGAGGCCTCCCGGCTCATTCTCTGCAAGGGTCTCACCGCCACAACAGTTCATGACCTGATGGCTGCCACCGGATTGCGCAAGGGAAGCCTGTACTTTCACTTTCCGAACAAGCAGGATATCTGTCTGGAAGTGTTGCGGCAGGCGGGCCTTCAATTCATGGCTTTTCTGGACAGGACCCTCTCCGGTGACAGCCCCGGTGGCTGCCTCGACCATTTCTTTCGCGAAGCTCTCGAACTTCACCGTCAAAACCGTTTCATAGGCGGCTGCCTGTTCGGCAACACCGCTCTTGAGGCCAGCGACACGGATCCCGAGGCTGCCGCGCTGGTGGCCGGAATTTTTGCCGACTGGATTTCCAGAATCCAGAAGGTCGTGGAATCGGCCCAGGAGACGGGTCAGGTCCGGAGCGACCTGCCGGCCCGTGAGTTGGCTGAATTCGTCGTGGCAGCCGTCGAGGGAGGGATCATGCAAGCCCGTCTGATCAAGGATGAGAAGCCGATGGCGCGCTGCCTGGATGTCCTGAGAACCACTCTGGAGCTGAGAATTAGCTCTTCCGCATGA
- the lpdA gene encoding dihydrolipoyl dehydrogenase: MSFRTHSKGVCSVERLSTKISFLVMILILVGLFFALDFDRFLTLEYLKSRQETLQVFFSAHRAIALSTYFLLYVLVTALSLPGAAVLTLAGGALFGFLPALVVVSFASSIGATLAFLVSRFLLRDWVQARFSKRLQAINAGVKREGAFYLFTLRLVPIFPFFVINLAMGMTPMSTLTFYWVSQVGMLPGTAVYVNAGTQLGEIQSLSGILSLDLILSFALLGLFPLITKKGLNFYNSRRVLKAYKKPSRFDYNLVVIGAGSAGLVASYIAAAVKARVALIEKHKMGGDCLNTGCVPSKALIRSAKMLAYGRRAEEFGLCRTEPDFDFARVMDRVHRVIGKVAPHDSVERYTSLGVECLKGDAKITSPWTVELNGQAITTRAIVVATGASPLVPPIEGLDQVEYLTSENLWQLRTLPKRLVVLGGGPIGSELTQAFARFGASVTQVEMGPRILSKEDEDVSEFIRKRFEAEGVRVLTGHMAKRIKLEGDQKVLICESDGRQVEIAFDAILVAVGRKANTKGFGLEELGVHLEKRGTVETDPFLRTNIPNIFCAGDVIAPYQFTHTASHEAWYAAVNALFGQFKKFRADYSVIPWCTFTDPEVARVGLSEAEAREKKVDVDIARFELEELDRAIAEGEEEGWVKVLTPPGKDKILGVTIVGAHAGDLLAEFVLAMKHGIGLNKILATIHAYPTLAEANKMAAGAWKKQHVPERLLGWLERYHAWRRE; the protein is encoded by the coding sequence ATGAGCTTTCGCACCCATTCAAAAGGAGTCTGCAGCGTGGAAAGGCTGAGTACGAAAATCTCTTTTCTTGTGATGATACTGATTTTGGTCGGTCTGTTTTTCGCCCTGGACTTCGATCGCTTTCTGACCCTCGAATATCTGAAGAGCCGGCAGGAAACCCTCCAGGTCTTCTTCTCTGCTCACAGAGCAATCGCCCTTTCCACCTACTTTCTCCTCTATGTTCTGGTCACGGCCCTCTCCCTGCCCGGAGCGGCCGTCCTGACCCTGGCGGGTGGAGCTCTGTTCGGCTTTCTGCCCGCTCTCGTCGTCGTCTCCTTCGCCAGCAGTATCGGCGCCACCCTGGCTTTCCTGGTCAGCCGATTCCTGCTGCGCGACTGGGTGCAGGCGCGCTTCAGCAAGCGTCTTCAGGCCATCAACGCCGGGGTGAAAAGGGAAGGGGCATTTTATCTCTTCACCCTGCGCCTGGTGCCGATTTTCCCCTTCTTCGTCATCAATCTGGCCATGGGCATGACGCCGATGTCGACTCTCACCTTCTACTGGGTCAGCCAGGTCGGAATGCTGCCGGGTACGGCGGTTTACGTCAATGCCGGCACCCAGCTCGGGGAAATCCAGAGCCTTTCGGGCATCCTTTCTCTCGATCTGATTCTCTCCTTCGCCCTTTTGGGGCTTTTTCCCCTGATCACCAAGAAGGGATTGAACTTTTACAACTCCCGTCGCGTGCTAAAAGCCTACAAAAAGCCGAGCAGGTTCGACTACAACCTGGTGGTTATCGGTGCAGGGTCGGCCGGTTTGGTCGCCTCCTATATTGCGGCGGCAGTGAAAGCCAGGGTGGCGCTGATCGAAAAGCACAAGATGGGGGGTGACTGCCTGAACACCGGCTGTGTACCGAGCAAGGCGCTGATCCGATCCGCCAAGATGCTCGCTTACGGCCGCCGGGCCGAGGAATTCGGCTTGTGCAGGACCGAACCCGATTTCGATTTTGCCAGGGTGATGGACCGGGTGCATCGCGTGATCGGCAAGGTCGCGCCCCACGACTCGGTGGAGCGCTACACGTCTCTGGGGGTGGAATGCCTGAAGGGAGATGCGAAGATTACCTCTCCCTGGACCGTCGAATTGAATGGGCAAGCGATCACCACCCGTGCCATCGTCGTCGCCACCGGCGCCAGCCCCCTGGTCCCTCCCATCGAGGGGCTCGATCAGGTTGAGTACCTGACTTCGGAGAACCTCTGGCAGTTGCGTACGCTGCCCAAAAGGCTGGTCGTCCTCGGCGGCGGTCCGATCGGGAGCGAGTTGACTCAGGCCTTTGCCCGCTTCGGCGCATCGGTCACCCAGGTCGAAATGGGCCCTCGCATTTTGAGCAAGGAGGATGAAGACGTCTCCGAATTTATCCGCAAGCGTTTCGAAGCCGAGGGGGTGAGGGTGCTGACCGGACATATGGCGAAGAGGATCAAGCTCGAAGGCGATCAGAAGGTGCTGATCTGTGAAAGTGATGGCCGCCAGGTAGAGATCGCCTTCGATGCCATTCTGGTGGCCGTGGGGCGGAAAGCGAATACCAAAGGTTTCGGCCTGGAGGAGCTGGGCGTGCATCTGGAGAAGCGCGGCACAGTCGAGACCGACCCTTTTTTGCGCACCAATATCCCCAATATCTTTTGCGCCGGGGATGTGATCGCCCCCTACCAATTTACGCATACCGCAAGCCACGAGGCCTGGTATGCGGCGGTCAACGCTCTGTTCGGCCAGTTCAAAAAATTTCGGGCCGATTACAGCGTCATTCCATGGTGCACCTTCACCGATCCGGAGGTGGCCCGGGTGGGGTTGAGCGAAGCCGAGGCCCGGGAGAAGAAGGTCGATGTCGACATCGCACGCTTCGAATTGGAGGAACTCGATCGGGCTATTGCCGAAGGGGAAGAGGAAGGCTGGGTCAAGGTGCTGACCCCGCCCGGAAAGGACAAGATTCTCGGAGTGACCATCGTCGGGGCCCATGCCGGGGACCTGCTGGCCGAGTTCGTCCTGGCCATGAAGCATGGTATCGGCCTGAACAAGATCCTGGCAACCATCCATGCCTACCCCACTCTGGCTGAAGCCAACAAAATGGCGGCAGGAGCCTGGAAAAAACAGCATGTGCCGGAACGGTTGCTGGGATGGCTGGAGCGCTATCACGCCTGGCGCAGAGAATGA
- the katG gene encoding catalase/peroxidase HPI, producing the protein MSEESKSPVLGKHAVPMTGRGTANRDWWPNQLKLNILHQHSSKSNPMGQDFNYAEEFKTLDLKAVKQDLYALLTDSQDWWPADWGHYGGLMIRMAWHSAGTYRMGDGRGGAGSGSQRLAPLNSWPDNVNLDKARRLLWPIKQKYGRKISWADLMILAGNCALESMGFRTFGFGGGREDVWEPEEDVYWGSEAEWLATSDKPGSRYSGERDLENPLAAVQMGLIYVNPEGPDGNPDPVASGKDVRITFARMAMNDEETVALVAGGHTFGKCHGAGSATHVGPEPEAASIEEQGLGWKSSFRSGKGGDTISSGLEGAWKPNPTQWDMGYLKVLFKYEWELVKSPAGAQQWLAKDVDDEDMVVDAHDPSKKRRPMMTTADLSLRFDPIYEPIARRYLANPEEFADAFARAWFKLTHRDMGPRSRYLGPEVPKEDLIWQDPLPAVDHDLVDDSDIAELKAKILASGLSIPQLVSTAWASASSFRGSDKRGGANGARIRLAPQKDWQVNQPAQLQTVLQALEKIQQEFNGSQAGGKKVSLADLIVLGGCAGIEQAARDAGNEVQVPFAPGRTDASQEQTDVEAFEVLEPVADGFRNWQKAKYSVSAEELLVDRAQLLNLTAPEMTVLIGGLRALNANFAQSPHGVFTKRPGALTNDFFINLLDMRTTWKATAEDADIFEGRDRVTGELKWTGTRVDLVFGANSQLRAVAEVYGCQDSQEKFMQDFVAAWNKVMNLDRFDLAPGLTGRQQEPMQRTA; encoded by the coding sequence ATGAGCGAAGAGAGCAAGAGCCCGGTATTGGGCAAGCATGCAGTGCCCATGACCGGAAGAGGCACCGCCAATCGGGACTGGTGGCCCAACCAGTTGAAGCTCAACATCCTCCATCAGCATTCGTCCAAGTCCAATCCCATGGGTCAGGATTTCAACTACGCCGAGGAGTTCAAAACCCTCGACCTCAAGGCCGTGAAGCAGGATCTCTACGCCCTGCTGACCGATTCGCAGGACTGGTGGCCGGCCGACTGGGGTCACTACGGCGGGCTTATGATCCGCATGGCCTGGCACAGCGCCGGAACCTATCGCATGGGCGACGGTCGCGGCGGCGCCGGATCCGGCTCTCAGCGCCTGGCGCCCCTCAACAGCTGGCCGGACAACGTCAACCTCGACAAGGCGCGCCGTCTGCTCTGGCCGATCAAGCAGAAGTACGGCCGCAAGATCTCCTGGGCCGATCTCATGATCCTGGCCGGCAACTGCGCCCTCGAATCGATGGGCTTCAGAACCTTTGGCTTCGGTGGGGGGCGCGAGGACGTCTGGGAACCGGAAGAGGACGTTTACTGGGGTTCCGAAGCGGAGTGGCTGGCGACGAGCGACAAGCCCGGGAGCCGCTATTCCGGGGAACGGGATCTGGAAAACCCCCTCGCGGCCGTGCAGATGGGCCTGATCTATGTCAACCCGGAAGGCCCCGACGGCAACCCGGACCCGGTGGCGTCGGGCAAGGACGTGCGTATCACCTTCGCCCGCATGGCCATGAACGACGAAGAGACCGTTGCTCTGGTGGCTGGCGGCCATACCTTCGGCAAATGCCATGGTGCCGGATCGGCCACCCATGTCGGTCCCGAACCGGAAGCCGCTTCCATCGAAGAGCAGGGGCTCGGCTGGAAGAGCAGCTTCCGCAGCGGCAAAGGCGGCGACACGATCAGCAGCGGCCTGGAAGGCGCCTGGAAGCCTAACCCGACCCAGTGGGACATGGGCTATCTGAAGGTCCTCTTCAAATACGAATGGGAACTGGTCAAGAGCCCGGCCGGGGCGCAGCAGTGGCTGGCCAAGGATGTGGATGATGAGGACATGGTGGTTGACGCCCACGACCCGTCGAAAAAACGCCGGCCGATGATGACAACGGCTGACCTCTCCCTGCGCTTCGACCCGATCTACGAGCCGATCGCGCGGCGCTATCTGGCGAATCCGGAGGAATTCGCCGACGCTTTCGCCCGTGCCTGGTTCAAGCTGACCCACCGCGACATGGGCCCGCGTTCGCGCTACCTCGGTCCGGAGGTTCCGAAAGAGGACCTGATCTGGCAGGACCCGTTGCCAGCGGTCGATCACGACCTTGTCGATGACAGCGATATTGCCGAGCTCAAGGCCAAGATCCTGGCCTCCGGCCTGTCGATTCCGCAACTGGTCTCCACCGCCTGGGCTTCGGCGTCCAGCTTCCGCGGCTCCGACAAGCGCGGCGGGGCCAACGGGGCGCGCATCCGCCTGGCTCCGCAGAAGGACTGGCAGGTCAACCAGCCGGCGCAACTGCAGACCGTGCTGCAGGCCCTGGAGAAAATCCAGCAGGAATTCAACGGCAGCCAGGCCGGCGGAAAGAAAGTCTCCCTCGCCGATCTGATCGTTCTGGGCGGTTGTGCAGGCATTGAGCAGGCGGCCCGGGACGCCGGGAACGAAGTCCAGGTCCCCTTCGCCCCTGGACGCACCGACGCTTCCCAGGAGCAGACCGATGTCGAGGCCTTCGAGGTGCTGGAACCGGTCGCCGATGGCTTCCGCAACTGGCAAAAAGCCAAGTACTCGGTATCGGCAGAGGAGTTGCTGGTCGATCGGGCTCAACTGTTGAATCTCACCGCACCCGAAATGACGGTTCTCATAGGCGGCCTGCGCGCTCTGAATGCCAACTTCGCTCAGTCCCCCCACGGGGTTTTCACCAAGCGGCCGGGAGCGCTCACCAACGATTTCTTCATCAATCTGCTTGACATGCGGACCACCTGGAAAGCAACGGCCGAAGACGCCGACATATTCGAGGGGCGCGACCGCGTCACCGGCGAGCTGAAGTGGACCGGCACCCGGGTCGACCTGGTCTTCGGAGCGAATTCCCAGCTTCGGGCCGTCGCCGAAGTCTATGGCTGTCAGGATTCGCAGGAGAAATTCATGCAGGATTTTGTCGCTGCATGGAACAAGGTCATGAACCTCGACCGCTTCGACCTCGCGCCCGGTCTGACCGGACGCCAGCAAGAACCGATGCAGCGGACCGCGTAA